A stretch of Eubalaena glacialis isolate mEubGla1 chromosome 10, mEubGla1.1.hap2.+ XY, whole genome shotgun sequence DNA encodes these proteins:
- the LOC133099940 gene encoding fatty acid desaturase 2-like protein FADS2B, with amino-acid sequence MAICLSGVQEYGKKKIKYIDYKKEHLYFYMCESPGSHIPYHPISPKQTVVKPKAMTEIFPQRDQFMSYCDREKAACFISYLLGWAPPPHACVFQWAIHASDVPPKDIAWVSSFYIRYFIIFGPFYGIFGTMVLIYLVKFLESPWIAYVTQMSHIPMKMSREENKDWLSTQVLATCNVEQSFFNDWLTGHLNFQIEHHLFPTMLCHNYHKVAPLVRSLCAKHGLQYVNKPVLKAFGDIVRALKKSAALWMDAYYTHPET; translated from the exons ATGGCGATTTGTCTCAGTGGAGTTCAAGAG TATGGCaagaagaaaatcaaatacaTCGACTACAAGAAGGAGCACCTGTACTTCTACATGTGTGAGTCACCTGGGAGCCACATTCCTTATCATCCCATTTCCCCGAAGCAAACAGTTGTCAAGCCAAAAGCCATGACTGAAATCTTCCCACAGAGAGATCAGTTCATGTCTTATTGTGACCGAGAAAAAGCAGCATGTTTTATTTCATACTTACTAGg ttGGGCTCCCCCTCCTCATGCCTGTGTATTTCAATGGGCAATCCATGCAAGTGATGTACCTCCAAAG GACATTGCCTGGGTCAGCAGCTTTTACATCCGCTATTTCATCATATTTGGCCCTTTCTATGGAATCTTCGGAACCATGGTGCTCATATACTTAGTCAA GTTTCTTGAAAGTCCCTGGATTGCATATGTTACCCAGATGAGCCACATACCAATGAAAATGAGCAGAGAGGAGAACAAGGACTGGCTTAGCACTCAG GTCTTGGCCACCTGTAATGTTGAACAGTCCTTTTTCAATGACTGGCTCACTGGGCACTTGAACTTTCAAATCGAACACCA TCTGTTCCCCACAATGCTGTGCCATAATTATCACAAGGTGGCACCTCTGGTGAGGTCACTGTGTGCGAAGCATGGGCTGCAGTATGTGAATAAGCCCGTGTTGAAGGCATTTGGAGACATTGTCAG AGCCTTGAAGAAATCCGCAGCCCTCTGGATGGATGCTTACTACACCCATCCAGAAACATGA